The sequence TACCCGACATTTTCGTACTGTCTGCAACCGAACCGTCGGTCAGCTTAATGGTAAAGTGCATGACCACTTCGCGGCCATGCTCAATTGGTAAACGACTCAAAACGTACCCCTACGACTTGTCACCGCCGTCTAATTTGTCACGACGGTTATCAAAAAAGGCTTCCAGCAGCATCAAAGCAGCGCCTATCGTTATTGCCATATCAGCAACGTTAAACGCAGGCCAGTGCCACCCTTGATAATGCACATCGAAAAAGTCGATGACATAACCGTACATCAAGCGATCAGCAACGTTGCCTATCGCTCCGGCTAGAATGAGCGCAAAAGCCAGGTTTTGGCGCCACAATCCAACTGGGTTACGGCGCATCCAAATAAGCAAGACCACACTAATGGCAATCGCGATAGCCGTAAACAGCCAACGCTGCCAGCCGCCACTGTCACTTAAAAAGCTAAATGCAGCACCGTAGTTATGGACATAGGTGAAGTTGAACAAGCCCTCTATGACCACGCGACTTTCATACAGCTCGAACTCACCAGCCACCCAAATTTTGGTGACTTGGTCGATCACGAACAGCAACAGCGTCAGCCACAAAAAGCGTAAGCCAGTGGCTCTTTTTGAGTGTGCAAAATCAGGCAAAACGACGCTCCTCACCTTCACCATCAATATTGGTTACACAGCGCTGACACAAATCGTCGTGCTCTGGCAAAGTGCCTACTTCTTCACGATGATGCCAGCAGCGCTCACATTTTTTATAAGCACTCGGCTTCACTTCCACCGCAAGCGCCAGCTTCTCCGCTTTAACCGCGTTAGCTGGAGCGTTATCCAAAGCATCAACACGAGCTTCAGAGGTCAACAATGCAAAACGCAGCTCTTCACCTAAACGGTTCAGAGAGGTCGCCAGCTTATCATCGGCATATAAGGTTACTTCTGCCTGCAGCGAGCCGCCAATCACATCGTCACGACGCGCTTGCTCCAGCGCTTGATTAACGGTGTCTCTGACATCCAACAGCTGCATCCAGAATGCGTTTTCGGTGTCACTCACACCGGCAAACTCGCTAAAGCCTTCATACCAACTTTCGGTAAAGACATACTCGCCACGCTCGCCCGGCAATAAGCCCCAAATTTCCTGAGCCGTAAAGCTACAAATTGGGGCCATCCAACGAACCAACGCTTCGGCGATATGATGCAGTGCGGTCTGACATGAACGACGCGCCAATCCTTCAGATTTAGCCGTATACTGGCGGTCTTTAATGATATCCAGATAGAAACTGCCCAGCTCAATTGAACAGAAGTGCATTAATTTTTGCACTACGCTGTGGAACTGGTAACTGTCATAAGCTTCCAGTAATTGTTTCTGTAAATCTGCAGCACGACCGACAATCCAGCGATCCAGCTCGACCATGTCGTCCATTTCAACGGTATCTTTTTTCGGGTCGAAACCACTTAAATTCGCTAACAAGAAGCGTGACGTATTACGAATACGTCGGTACGCATCGGCAGAGCGCTTCAGAATTTCATCGGATACCGTCATTTCACCTGAATAATCGGCCGAAGCAACCCACAAGCGCAGAATGTCGCCACCCAGCTTATTCATCACATCCTGTGGCGCAACCACGTTACCCACTGACTTCGACATCTTGCGACCTTGTGCGTCAACAGTAAAGCCGTGTGTCAGAACCTGGTGATATGGCGCTTCCTCATACATGGCGACGCCTGTGACCAATGAGCTCTGGAACCAGCCGCGGTGCTGATCCGAGCCTTCCAGGTACAAGTCTGCTGGCCAACGTAAACCATCAAATTCGCGTAATACACAGTGGTGTGTCACGCCCGAGTCGAACCAAACGTCCAGCGTGTCGGTGACTTTACGGTATTTGTTCGCTTCATCGCCCAACAACGTCTCTGGCTCTAAATCGAACCACGCCTGCACACCCTCTTTTTCAATCAGCTGTGCGACTTTTTCCATGAGCTCCAGCGTGTTCGGGTGCAGCTCATCGGTTTCGCGGTTCACGAAAACAGCAATAGGGTTACCCCAGGTACGCTGACGCGAAATACACCAGTCCGGCCGCCCTTCAACCATTGACTCAATGCGACTTTGCCCCCACTCAGGGAACCAGCCCACTTTCTTAATTTGTTCTAAAGCGCCGGCACGCAAGCCTTTCTTGTCCATGCTAATAAACCACTGCGGCGTCGCGCGGAAAATAATCGGCGTCTTATGGCGCCAGCAATGCGGGTACGAGTGGTTATAACTCTCGGCATGCATCAGGTTGCCAACTTCGCGCAGCTTATCCACGATAGGCTCGTTCGCTTTGAAGACATGCTGACCAGCAAATAATGGCGTATCGTCTTTATACACACCGTTATCGCCCACCGGATTGTACACTTCCAGTCCGTATCTCTGCCCCACTAAAAAGTCATCAACACCGTGACCCGGTGCGGTGTGTACACAGCCTGTACCACTTTCCGTTGTAACGTGATCGCCTAAAATCACCGGCACTCGCAGGTCAAATAATGGGTGCTGTAGCTGCAACCCTTCTAAGTCTTTGCCCTTGCAGAAGCCAAGCTTATGATAATGCGCAATGTTCCAGCGCTCCATGCAGTCCGTGACCAGGTCGTCAGCTAAAATGACGCGCTCTGCCGGCTGTTCGCCGTCGGCTTCAATTTGCACTAGCGTGTACTCAAGGCCTTCGGCCAAAGTTACCGCACGATTTGCCGGAATGGTCCACGGAGTGGTGGTCCAGATAACCATGCTGACATCGCCTTCACCCACATGCCCCTCTGGCGTGCTAAAGCGCTCAACGGTTTCAGCTGTTGCCGCAGCTGGCATGCGAACATCAATGGCTGGTGAGTTCTTGTCTTTGTACTCAACTTCCGCTTCAGCCAATGCAGAACCACAATCTGTACACCAATGCACCGGCTTAAAGCCTTGATGCAAGTGGCCTTTATCAATAATTTTGGCCAATGCACGTACACTGTCCGCTTCCTGTTTAAAGTTCATGGTCAGGTACGGCTTGTCCCAGTCACCTAGTACGCCCAGACGTTTGAAGTCAGTACGCTGTTGGTCAATCTGGGTTTGCGCGTATTCACGGCATTTTTCACGAAACTGAGCTAAATCGAGCTTTTTACCCGGTTTACCGTGCTTTTTCTCAACCTGTAGTTCAATAGGTAATCCGTGGCAGTCCCAGCCAGGCACATACGGCGCGTCAAAGTCGCTTAATGTTTTCGCTTTAACAATAACGTCTTTCAGGATTTTGTTTACGGCGTGACCAATGTGAATTTGCCCGTTTGCGTACGGAGGACCATCGTGCAAAATAAATTTCGGCTTGCCACTCTTGGCTTCACGAATTTGACCGTAGAGGTCATCTTCATACCATTGCTCCAGCATTTTAGGCTCGCGTTGAGCCAAGTTGCCGCGCATTGGAAACGCTGTTTCCGGCAAGTTTAGGGTGTGTTTGTAATCACTCATTAGTCACTGTTTCCATTTCCGCATAGTTACTGACTCCGGCACGCTAAAGCATCGCGTGCGCGGGCGGCATCTTTTTCAATTTGTTCTTGTAAGTGCTGTAACGACGCAAAGCGTTGCTCGTTACGCAGTTTAGCCACCGGAGTGACCGTTAAATTCTGACCGTACAGATTGCCTGAAAACTCAAACAAATGCACCTCTAGCTGCACTTCGTCGCCATTTAATGTGGGGCGTGTGCCTAAATTGGCAACACCGGAATAAGTTTGTCCACTCTGTTCGTGCGACGCCGTTACCGCAAACACGCCATGAAGCGGGCTTTTAAGACGTTTTAATGGCACATTGGCGGTAGGGAAGCCAATCGTCCGGCCGTTCTTGCGACCATGAACCACTTTCCCCATCATTTGGTACGGTCGGCCCAGCATTTGTTCGGCAAGCTCAAAATCACCGTTATCCAGCGCCTGGCGAATGGCGGTGCTGCTGACACGCTGCTGTTGTTGACGATAGCTGCGCGTATCGACCACTTCAAAGCCCAGCTTGTCGCCTTCTTTTTTCAGCAGCTCAAAGTCACCCTCTCGCTTATAGCCAAAGCGAAAGTCGTCTCCCACCACCAGGAATTTTACGCCCAGCTTTTTAACCAGGGTCTGTTCAATGAATTCCTGAGCCGGCTGGCTAGCAAACTTTTTATTAAATTCAATAACGATATGACGGTCGATATTCTGCGCTTTTAACGCCGTATACTTCTCGCGCCAATTGGTCAGGCGTGCCGGTGCTTGTCCGGGCTGAAACAACTCTTGCGGCTGCGGCTCAAAGGTCATAACAGCTGACGGAACACCAAGCTGTTTTGCTTTCTCACGAACCTGAGCCAATACCGCCTGATGGCCCAAATGCACGCCATCGAAATTACCGATGGTCAGCACACAGCCATTGTGTTCATCTCGTAAGTTATGAGTACCGCGAATCAGTTCCATACCCGAACAGTCTTAAGGTCGTTTGAGAAAGTCGCGATTATAACCGATAACCGCGTGATAATCAGTACTCGCGAGCACGGAAATGTCGCGGTCGCATACCCGTGACAAGCAAGGTCACTAAATAGGCGACCACACCGGCGCCGATCATTTGTGCCAAGAGCCACGGCCGTTCAACCAAACTGCTTTGCTGCCATGCGCCAGCATCTGGGTTCAACCATAAAATAACGCCTATCATGACTGCCGTTGCCAAAATAACCTGAACAATGAAACGCCATGTGCCTGGCTGCGCTTTTAAAACGCCTTCTTTATATAGAGTAAAGCCTAACAGGCCAGCGTTAATAGCTGCCGACGCCGCCGTTGCCATTGCCAAGCCTACATAGCTAAAGGGAATAGCCAGTGCGACGTTAAACACCATATTCGAAACCATGGCAATAATGCCAAATTTTACCGGGCGCTTGGTGTCTTGCCGCGAGTAAAAGCCGGTTGCCAGTACTTTTACCAACATAAAGCTGACCAGGCCGGTTGCATACGCCATTAAGCTATAAGACGCCATGCGCGCATCTTCCGGGCCAAATGCACCGTGCATGAAAAGCACCATCAGCATAGGCTCGGCAAGCACAAACAGTCCCGCCATAGCAGGTACACCTAATAGCAGCACCATTCGCACGCCCCAGTCTAAAGTGGCGCTGAAGTTTTGTGTGGACTTATCAACATGACGTGACGACAACGCTGGCAGTATAACCGTCGCTATGGCAATACCGAAAAGCCCAAGCGGGAATTCGAGTAGACGATCAGAGTAATAGAGCCAACTGATAGAGCCGGTCATTAAGAAACTGGCTATGAGCGTATCGAGTAACAGATTAATTTGGCTGACCGAAACCCCAAAAATAGCCGGCAGCATCAGTTTGCGAATTTTCGTGACGCCAGGGTCTTTCCAGCCCCACTTAGGCTTCACCAACAAGCCCGCCTTTTTAAGGAACGGAATTTGGAACAACAACTGGATTAAACCACCGAAGAATACACCCCACGCAAGTCCGTATTCCGGTTGCTCCATATTGGGTGCTAGCCAGATGGCGGCAGAGATAATCGCGATGTTTAAAAACACCGGGGTAAATGCCGCTACCGCAAACTTGCCCAATGTATTGAGAATGGCGCCCGCCATAGCAGTAAAAGTAATGAACCATAAATAAGGGAAGGTAATGCGCAGCAAATCGCTGGCCAGCACAAACTTATGACCCTGCGGCCCGTCGTGCCACCAATCCAGGAACCACCCCATACCAAACAACGCCGTGACAATGGGCGAAGCTATAACGCCGAATAACGTGACCACGGTAATAATAGTGCCCAGCGTACCCGACACCCTCGCTATTAAGAGTTGTTGCTCTGGCAGCTCTTTGCCCTGCTTGTATTCTGTAAGTACCGGCACAAAGGCTTGCGCAAACGCGCCTTCGGCAAATAAACGCCGGAGGAAATTAGGGATTTTATTGGCAAAGAAGAAGACATCCGCCGCTGCACCTGCTCCCATTAGGTTGGCAATGACCACATCGCGCACTAAGCCCAAAACCCGCGAAATGAGGGTCATGAAACTTACGATGAAACCGGATTTAAGTAACGACTTAGACACAGGTAGTCCTTTAATTCCCTAAACGTGCTGTAATTATTATTTTGCGACTTTTTCTAGTGCTTCTTTCACTTGCTCATGCATTGTTGGAAGCTCACGCTCTATGGTACGCCATACCAATTCGTAATCAATTTTAAAGTAGCCATGAGCAATCGCGTTTCGCATTTGGTATGCAGAAGTTAAGGGGATATCAGGAAACTTAGAGACAGTAATCGGACAATTTTTTAATAAGTTATTGGACGCTTCACCTACAACTTCTAAGTTGCGTATAACGGCGTCTTGAACCAACTCATCACTGAGAAAGGTATTTTCATCTAGCTCAGAAGTGTATGACTCTATGCGCTCTATCGCGTCACGAATATGATTTAAGTAATCTACAGCCCTGCTTTCTTTGCTGGTCATATCAAACGAGCTTCCTGCTCAACTTTTTCTTTAAAATGCATAGGCAAGCTATTAGGTGTCAGCACATCCACTTCAACGCCCAGTAGCTCATTCAGCTCAAACTTGATAGCTCCAATATCAAACATTGTTGTTTCTGGCGTTGTCTCAATAAGTAAGTCTAGATCGCTATCTAAAGAGTCATCTTGTCGCACAGCAGAGCCGAACACCTTCACGTTTTTCGCATGGTGCTTTTCTACAATTTGCTGAATTTCCTGACGGTGCTTTTTCAACAGCGATGATAAACGAGACATATTTCCTCCAACAGTGTTACCCGAAATATAACCTATCAACATTGTTTTCGCCATGCGAAATAGTAAAACCTAAAGGTCAATTATCTCTTATTTTTATCGCTCTAGCTGTTGACTTTTGCGGCAAAAACGGCATAATCGCCAACCTTTATAAGAGAAGCGTTCTGTTAATGAATTTAGGAGTTCACCTTGGCTAACATTAAGTCTGCTAAAAAGCGTGCGATTCAGGCCGAGAAAAATCGCCGCCACAATGCAAGCCGTCGTTCAATGATGCGTACATACCTTAAACGTGTAAACGCAGCCATTGAAAGCAAAGATAAAGAAGCAGCAAACGCTGCAATGAAAGACGTAACCCCAATGCTGGACCGTTACGCGACTAAAGGTCTTATCAGCAAAAACAAAGCGGCACGCCATAAGAGCCGTTTGAACGCTAAGATCCAAGCACTGTAAAGAAATTTACTGACCTAGGCTTTTAGCGTAGGGAAAGAAAAGCCGACCATGATTCGTTCATTGGTCGGTTTTTTATTTGGTATAAGCTCGAACGCCTTTTTTACTTTTACCTATTTTGGTAATCGCTGCGCCGGTTTCTTCTAGGACTTGTTCTAGCTCTGGTTGTACTTCATTTAAGTAGTTATCAACTTCGGCAACAACAGTCACCCATTCGCGGGACTCTGTCCAGTCGTCAGGTAACAGCTCTAGAAAGGAGAGTATTTTAGGGAGAGTATCAGCAGCAGACTCATACTCTGAGTCTGCTACTTGTTGTTTTAGCTGCTCGTGGAGCTCATTTAATTGTTCAGGTGAGCGCGTCTCTTCAGACACGTTAAGCTCCGGCTGCTTGCTGCATTCGGTTCATAGCAACATCACGCTGTTCGGCAGGAATTTGGTCCCATGCACCTTTAATATCCAGCATTAAACGCGCTACCTCATCAATCGCCTCAATATCCATGTCGATGGACGCATCTGCAATACGCGTACTCATGTACATATACAGCTCGCGTAAGTTGCCAGTTGCTTGCGCTCCAGCGGAGTCATCCAGGCTATAACGCAGCGAGTCAACAATAGCTTGCGCTTTACTTAAGTAATGGCTCTTTTTCTCAAGGTCTTTACGCTGAATCGCTCCTTTGGCGTAATTCAGGTTCTCTAACACACCCGCCATCAGCATTTGTACTAGCTGATAGGGGTCTGCACCCGCAACACGAGTTTCTAGTGAGCCTTTAGTGTAGCCTTTAAGCTTCATATTCATACGTAATTACCTCGAATTAATCATTGTCCCGAGTAAAACCCGGAAGGTTTGCAAGCTGGGCACTGACGGCATTGCCACGACTTTGTAGTTGACCGACTAAAGAGTCCAGTGCTTGATATTTTGAGTTCAATGTTTCGCGCAGTGATTCCATGCGCAGCTCCAGTGACTCACGACTCTCAGCAACACGATCCAAGCTTTCATTGATAGAGTCTCGGCGCATTTGCAGTGAACCGCCAGCACTAACATAGCCGTCTAGTAAAGTTTCCATGCGTGCTGCCATACCGTTTTCGCCGCCAATCAGATTTTGTAATGCCGATGGTTCAGCCGCCAGAACATCCTTAACGTTAGTGACCGGGTTTTCCTGTTGTAAGCGCCCGTCGTTGTCTAAACCGAAACCTAAATCAAACAAGGTCTGCCCTTCACCAAAGGTACTTGTCAGCACATTGTTCAATTGGCTTTTTAAAGTGCGAACTGTGGCATCGCCCTGCATCATGCTGTTTTCACCGCCAATTTCACTGAGCAAATCAACCGTGCTGTTATAGGCTTTTACAAAACTATCTATGGACTTTTGAACGCCCGCATCGTCTCGTGCTATCGACAACTGCGCCTTTTCAGTGCCTTCCGATTCTTTCAGCGCCGTAATGGTCGAGCCTTGAATAACATCGGTAAAGGTATTGGTGTCGTTGGTAGCCTGAATGCCGTCAATCTCAATAATGGCATCAGTCGCCTGATCATTGGCCGCTATGGTCATGCCGCCAGCACCACCTGCATTGGCTTGAGTTGAAATAGCGTCAAATTCCGCATTGTCATTAGTAACGGTTAAGTCATTACCCGCGCCACTGACACTTGAACGAAAGACTAACTTTGCTTCGGTACCAGTATTAATAATATCCGCTGTAACGCCAAAGTTATCTTCAGATGAGTTAACTGCATTGCGAATATCTTCCAGCGTTGAGCCCGCTTCAATATTTAGCGTAAAGCTCTCCCCTCCAGCGCCAAAGGTTAGGGAACCCGCGTTGGTATTAACCTCGTCATCCGCACTGGCAAAAGCGCCATCCGCAGACACTGCTCGGCTACCTTTTGCAAGCTGTTGAACAAAGAGTTCAAAATCACCCGCGCTGGCATCCTCAGAGCTTTCTACACTGACAACATCGCCTGAATCGGGTTGAGTGACTGACGCTTTCATAGCACTAAACAAACTGCCGTCGGTCAGCTTCTCAGCACTCTCCTGAAGCTTTGATAATGCCGAACGCATTTCACCAACAGCCGATAGCTCCACTGTTAGGCGGCCTTCCTGTTGGTCCAGGCGGTTTTTCTTAGGAACACGCTCGGCCTGTAATGTCGCATCGATGATGCCCTGCAGGTCTAAGCCTGAGCGCGCACCTGTTGATGAAATTAATGGCATCTCAACACCTCACTTAAATCTGGTTGTCGAATAAAAATCCCATCCGACTGTTCTCGTTATCGGCCATTTCTTCAATAGCTTTAGATAACTTCACAACCAATTCTGACGGAATTTGACGAATCATTTCACCGTTGTCGGTATCTATCACCTTAACCACCGGCGGCTCGTCTCTTTCATCGAAAACAAACTGCAAACTGGTATTACGAATAGTCGACGACTGATTCATTTCCTCTACCGTGTCTGCAATACTCTCGCTACTTGCCTGCTTTTCCACTTTATCAGCGGTGCGCTCCTGAACTTGACTGACCGCGTCCATAACCTTTTGGTCCTGCGGTCGCTCCGCCTTGTTCGGTGAACCACCCGCTGCACTACTTAAGGGACTTAACGCGCGGCTTTCAACTGACATGTCTGCCATAATACTCACCTTTACCTTAGTTATTGTGCAGTTTAGCACTAAAACAATTATCCATGTATGTTATCGGTGAGACCTGCTGAAAACTTTAGCGTTTAATTGAAGTTTTTTTAATCGGCATCGGTTTTGTTGTTAAGCCTTTGAATTACAAGCATAAAAAAACCGGAGCAAGAGCTCCGGTTTTTAGTAACGGTTGAGTTAGTTGAGCAATTAGCCCAGTAACTGCAGTGCCGCCTGTGGACGCTGGTTCGCCTGCGCCAGGATAGTCTGAGACGCCTGCTGCAGGATCTGAGCCTGAGTCAGTTTCGCAGTTTCAGCCGCAAAGTCAGCATCTTTGATTCGAGACTTCGCACCTTCCAGGTTCTCAGCAATGTTCGATTGGTTACGAATAGTCGCTTGGAAACGGTTCTGAACCGCACCTAAGTCTGCTCGCTCCGAGTCAATTTGGCCAATTGCAGCGTCAATGACTGAAATCGCACTCTGCGCACCATCCGCAGAGCTGATATCCACGCCACCAACAGACTCTAAAGTCGAAGTTGTAGCACCGAATATCTCTCCAACACTAGAGTTGGTAGTGTTGTCGGTAATGCTGAACGAATCACTAGATTCTAACTCTAGTTTTGAGTTTACTACAACGTCACCATTGGTAGTGTCAGCTGTTGTACCACCTAAAGAAAGTGATGTGCCGTCTTGTTGCCCTGTGACTTTAACACCATCGACATTCTCTGCAGTAATTTCAATGTCTCCGCTCTCGTTTACAGAAGCATTGTATCCAGCCTTACCGATAGCATTAGCAAGCTCTTTGGCTGAGCCATTATACTCCGCAAGCGTAAATGTTTCATCACCAATACTGAGAGTACCTTGGTCTGATGAAGACAGTCCTGCCAAAGTAGTAGTCACGGAGGTTTTGGCCGACACGCCAATGTTCGCGTCATTAACTTGAGTAGCCAAATCAGTCACTGACTGGCCTGTAGCCAAATCTAGATCAAAGTCCCCGTCCTTACCGGCGATATTTACTGTATCTCCAGTATCAGTTAACGATGCTGTATCGAAATAGTCAGCTCCGGCATTACCGGTAGTTGCTTGAGTAGATGCACCTACCGAGCTTCCAGCAGTATCGATTCTATTACTGCCAATGTTATTTGAAGAAATATCGCCAATCGTAATATTGATTGTCTGGTTTGCGTCAGCACCCACTTGGAAAGACTTACCGGCAAAATCACCATTCAGCAATTTTTCACCACCGAAAGTAGAGGTCTCTGCAATTCTAGTCAGCTCTAATTGAAGGTTAGATACTTCCTTTTGAAGTGCAGCCCGGTCATCCGCTGAATTCGAGTCATTTGCTGATTGAATAGCAAGCGTACGCATCCGCTGCAAGATATTGGTCGATTCATCCATTGCACCTTCAGCAGTTTGCGCAACTGAAATACCATCGTTTGCGTTACGGTTACCTTGGTTCAAGCCGTTGATTTGTGAACTCAAACGGTTTGATATTTGTAAGCCTGCTGCGTCATCTGCAGCGCTGTTAATACGGAAGCCTGACGACAAACGTTGAAATGCTTGGTCAAGCTGGTTTCCTGAGCCCATCAGCTGACGCTGTGCGTTCAGTGAGCTGACGTTAGTGTTTACATAAAGTGCCATAATAATGCTCCTCAGTTTCTAGCCTAAGCTTGGATTCAATCGTTGTTGCCAAGCTGGAGGAATGTTTCGGCTTCGTGTTTCGCCTGGTTAAATTTTCCTCTCACAAAGGGTATCGGCAGGGGTTTGGGGAGCTTTAGTCTTTTTTTGAAAAAATTTGAAGTTTTTTAAGTAGAGTGACGTTTATGTCAGGCGGGGAAAGATATAAAGAACGGTCAGTTAATCATTTAAGCATCGCACCTGCCGTAATAACGGCAGGCTACATCACTTTATAAATAGTCGAACAAGCTTAGGCGACTTACTCGGGTGAACACTTGTTGAGCGGCAGAATAAATAGTTTCGTTTTTGACTAAATCAGTTACCGCTTCTGAGTAGTCAACGTCGGAAATATCTGCACGCGCCTTTTTATTTACGATTTCAATATCAGCATTGCTGAGCTTAGCGTTGTCCATAACATTTAAGCGAGCACCGACAGACGCTTGCGTATCGGTTAAGTCGCTAATGACAGTATTAAAATCATCTAGCGCAAAAGCAATTTCGCTCTCATGAAAGCCTTTGCTTTCAGGACCCGACTCTTCCAGTGCGGTGGCTAAGTCTCGAATTTGCGTTAACAAGTTACGCGATACTGGTTCACCGATAGAATAACTGAATGAGTTACCAGCGACCGGCATGTTGTCTGGGTTTAATTCCAATGTCATGCCGTTATATTCAACTTTGCCGTCCGTTACCGTTCCGGCCACTACTGGGTTAACACCATCATCAATTTCATAAGTGTCCGGTCCGGTAAAGTTAACCGTGAAATCAGTCGGGTCACCCGCGTCAATACGCGTTTCTGTATCAGCAATAAGTGCGTCGCGATCGTTGACTTCTACTTTCTCAATAAAGTTATTGCCACCGGTTAGCTCAAAGTCGACACGCTTAGACACGTTAGAAAAGGCGCGGCTGCCAGGATCATTTGCCGGTAGATACAACGTCGGTGACAACTGAATCATACGCTGGCCCTGATCACCGACATACTCATAAGCTTGATTTGCGTCATTAAACTCCATAGGCTGGGTACGATTTTGATAACCCGCAAATATATATTCGCCCGACTCATCTTGCGCGTTGGTTAAATCAAAAATGGAGGTTTCCAAGTTACGCAGTTCCGAAGCTAAAGCCTTTCGGTTAGTTTGATCATAGCTACCGTTACCCGCTTGCACAGCTAAAGCCCGCGCGCGTTGAACTGCATCTGTAATACTACTAATGACACTCTCCTCACGGCGCAGGTTATTCTCTAGTGTGACCGAGTTACGCTCGAACTGTTCGTTCTGGCCAATTTTTTCATTCAACGCCAGTACCTGCGAATTACCAATAGGGTCATCCGC comes from Idiomarina sp. X4 and encodes:
- the fliD gene encoding flagellar filament capping protein FliD: MPLISSTGARSGLDLQGIIDATLQAERVPKKNRLDQQEGRLTVELSAVGEMRSALSKLQESAEKLTDGSLFSAMKASVTQPDSGDVVSVESSEDASAGDFELFVQQLAKGSRAVSADGAFASADDEVNTNAGSLTFGAGGESFTLNIEAGSTLEDIRNAVNSSEDNFGVTADIINTGTEAKLVFRSSVSGAGNDLTVTNDNAEFDAISTQANAGGAGGMTIAANDQATDAIIEIDGIQATNDTNTFTDVIQGSTITALKESEGTEKAQLSIARDDAGVQKSIDSFVKAYNSTVDLLSEIGGENSMMQGDATVRTLKSQLNNVLTSTFGEGQTLFDLGFGLDNDGRLQQENPVTNVKDVLAAEPSALQNLIGGENGMAARMETLLDGYVSAGGSLQMRRDSINESLDRVAESRESLELRMESLRETLNSKYQALDSLVGQLQSRGNAVSAQLANLPGFTRDND
- a CDS encoding flagellar protein FlaG; this encodes MADMSVESRALSPLSSAAGGSPNKAERPQDQKVMDAVSQVQERTADKVEKQASSESIADTVEEMNQSSTIRNTSLQFVFDERDEPPVVKVIDTDNGEMIRQIPSELVVKLSKAIEEMADNENSRMGFLFDNQI
- a CDS encoding flagellin, which produces MALYVNTNVSSLNAQRQLMGSGNQLDQAFQRLSSGFRINSAADDAAGLQISNRLSSQINGLNQGNRNANDGISVAQTAEGAMDESTNILQRMRTLAIQSANDSNSADDRAALQKEVSNLQLELTRIAETSTFGGEKLLNGDFAGKSFQVGADANQTINITIGDISSNNIGSNRIDTAGSSVGASTQATTGNAGADYFDTASLTDTGDTVNIAGKDGDFDLDLATGQSVTDLATQVNDANIGVSAKTSVTTTLAGLSSSDQGTLSIGDETFTLAEYNGSAKELANAIGKAGYNASVNESGDIEITAENVDGVKVTGQQDGTSLSLGGTTADTTNGDVVVNSKLELESSDSFSITDNTTNSSVGEIFGATTSTLESVGGVDISSADGAQSAISVIDAAIGQIDSERADLGAVQNRFQATIRNQSNIAENLEGAKSRIKDADFAAETAKLTQAQILQQASQTILAQANQRPQAALQLLG
- the flgL gene encoding flagellar hook-associated protein FlgL encodes the protein MRLSTNLFFQRGLDSLQTSQSRLDKIQLMLTKQTKILSPADDPIGNSQVLALNEKIGQNEQFERNSVTLENNLRREESVISSITDAVQRARALAVQAGNGSYDQTNRKALASELRNLETSIFDLTNAQDESGEYIFAGYQNRTQPMEFNDANQAYEYVGDQGQRMIQLSPTLYLPANDPGSRAFSNVSKRVDFELTGGNNFIEKVEVNDRDALIADTETRIDAGDPTDFTVNFTGPDTYEIDDGVNPVVAGTVTDGKVEYNGMTLELNPDNMPVAGNSFSYSIGEPVSRNLLTQIRDLATALEESGPESKGFHESEIAFALDDFNTVISDLTDTQASVGARLNVMDNAKLSNADIEIVNKKARADISDVDYSEAVTDLVKNETIYSAAQQVFTRVSRLSLFDYL